In Corynebacterium sp. P4-C1, the sequence CGTGCGGTGGAGGCTATCCGCCGAGGCGTGGTGGCTATCGGCAACTAGGTCCGGAGGCGCTCCGCCAGTTCGCGGCGGAGCGCCTCCGGCAGGAGATTGACCACCGCGAAGTGCGAATTGAGGCCGAACGGGTCGACAATGAGCGACTGGACCCCCGCCACCTTGCCGCCGGCGAGGACCGGACCGCCTGAGTCTCCCTTGAGCGCCGGAGTGCGGTTGAACACGATTCCAGCGGGGCGAACGAGCGAGCCCGTGCGGGAGACCGCCACGGGCAGGGACATCACCCAAAATCCGTCGCGCGATTGCAGCCGCTTGGCGCGTCCGCCGTACCCGAGCGTGACCGTCGGATCGCCCACGCTGGGCGTCTCTCCGAGTTCAGGGAAATCTGCACCTTCGAGGTGCCTGAACGGCCGGATGCGCACCACAGCAATGTCGGTCCCGGCGACGGGTGCGACCGTGCGGATCGTGCGGATCTTCGTCCCTTGGCGCACCGTCACCCCGTCAGGGTGGTTGCGGAAGAAGTGGTTGCAGGTTAGCACCGTGTCCGGCGCGAGGAGAGCGCCGCTGCAGTAGGCGCTGCCGGAGCTAAGGCGGACGAGCGCGTCTGGGAACATGAACCCGATCGTAGGGGAGAAGTTCTAGCATGAGGCCATGACTGATCTTCCCCAGACATTTCCTCAAGATGTCTACGCCGCCCGGTTGTCGCGGGTGCAGCGTCACATCCGTGCTAAAGGTCTCGGTGCCGCCGTGATCGGCGCTGGTCCGGAGTTGGCGTACCTGACCGGGTCATGGACGGCCTCCCACGAGCGGCTGACCGCGCTGGTCGTCCCACCGAAGGGGGACGCGCGCCTGTTCGCCCCGGCCACCGACGCGGCGGCGCTGCGCGGCGTCGGTAAACTGCGCGGGATCCAACTGGTCACGTGGCGCGACGGCGAGAACCCTTATGCCCTCGTGGAACGCGCCTGCGGCGGCGGCACGGTGGCGGTGGGGACATCGCTGACCGCCGACCATGTGCTGCGGCTGCAGGACGCGTGCGGGGAGCTCCACCTCGCCACTGATCTGCTCGCCGACGCATTCATGATCAAAGGCCCCGAAGAAGTCGAGCAGCTCGCTTTCGCCGCGGCTGCCATCGACCGTGTCCACGCCGCCGTACCGGAGCTGCTGCGCCCTGGCCGCACGGAGCGTGAGATCGCGCAAGAGCTCAACGCTCTTATCCGCCGGGAGCACTCCCGGGTCGACTTCATCATCGTTGGCTCAGGACCGAACGGCGCGGACCCGCACCACGACTATTCCGATCGCGTGCTGGAAGACGGAGATCCCGTGGTCGTGGATCTGGGCGGTACGGTCGGCGCCGGTTACCACTCGGACTGCACACGCACCTACGTTGTCGGGGGCGTGGAGACAGCCACCGACGACTTCACGCGCGCCTACGGCACCTTACGCCGCGCCCAGGACGACGCGGTGGCCGCGGCGCGGCCCGGGATGACTGCGGGCGACCTCGATGCTGTAGCGCGCGGACGCATCAACGAGGCAGGGTACGGCACCTACTTCAGCCACCGCCTCGGCCACGGAATCGGGCTCGGACTGCACGAGGAGCCGTTCATCATCGCCCGCAACGACACCGTGCTGCAACCGGGGATGACCTTCTCCATCGAGCCGGGGATCTACGTTCCGGGCGCATGGGGCATGCGGATCGAAGATATCGTCGTGCTCGAAGACGACGGTGCGCGCCGCCTGAACACGGCAGCGATCGCGTGACGCACGATAATCTTGCGGCATGATTTCTACGGCGAAAGACGATGGCACGATCCTGCTGCTCGGCGGCACCAGCGACATCGGTGGGGAAGTGGCGGTGCGCATCTGCGCCGGACGCCACGTCGTGCTGGCGGGGAGGAACCCGGGGGCACTGGGAGGCGTCGAGAAGCGAATGCGTGAGGCGGGCGCGGCGAGCGTGCGCACGGTCGAGTTCGACGCGGCCGACCTAGCCTCGCACCGCGCCGTCGTCGAGGCGGCCGGCAACGTGACCACGGCGATCGTGGCGTTCGGCATCCTCGGCGACCAGGCCCGCGCCGAACACGACGAAGAGCACGCCGCGCACATCGCCGTCGTCGATTACACGGCGCAAGTCAGCATGCTCACAGTGCTTGCCGACGTCATGTCCCACGGCCACATCTTCGCCTTCTCATCCATCGCCGGCTGGCGCCCACGGCGGGCGAATTATGTCTACGGCTCCACCAAGGCTGGTCTCGACGCCTTTTGCCAAGGACTCGCCGACCGCCTCCACGGCACCGACGTGGCACTGATCACCGCGCGCCCCGGTTTCGTCATCGGATCCATGACTGAGGGCATGAGGCCCGCGCCGCTGTCCGTCACCCCGGACGTGGTTGCCGACGCTGTCGTGGGGGCGATGGGCAAAGGCAGCCGGACGGTTTGGATCCCACGCACACTGCAGCTGCTGGCCTGGGTGATGCGGTGCGTCCCGCGCCCCGTTTGGCGCCGCATGCCCCGGTAAGCGCGCGCCGGCAGGTAGTCTGTGCGCATGCTGATTCTCGCTTATTTCCTGATCGAAGCCCTCGCCTTCTGGGGAGTGAGCCAGCTCATCGGCGTCGGCTGGGCGCTGCTGGGTATTTTCATCCTGATGGTCGTCGGTGCGCTGGCCGCCTCGCCCGCGCTGCGCTCCGAACTCGAGCGCGCCTCCTCCGGAGCCGGTTCCGTCGGGCAGTTCGCCGGCGGGACCGCCCTCGTCGCTGCGGGCTGGGCGTTGGCGATCATCCCGGGCTACGTCTCCTCGGTGATCGGGCTGCTCCTGCTTGTGCGCCCCACGCGTGAGCTCGTGCGTAAATCCATGGCGAATTCCCTGCGCAAGCGTGTGGAGGACTTCGGCGTGCAGGTCTACGATGTTTCCCCCATGAAGCGCCGCAGCGCCTCCTACGGCACCTTCGCCCCGGGCGATGTCATTGACGCAGAACCAGATACTGCGCCGGCTCCCAGCGACGAAGAGATCGAGAACTGGTCCCGCAACGCCCGCCCCGAAGATTTCGGAGATGACCGGAAGTGACAGCTGCTGTTTTCCCTGACACGCGCATGACGCGGCTCGCAAGAATTGCCCGGGTCCTCCTCGCGGGGCTTGGGGGCGTGCTGGTGTATTTCTCCTACGAGCCCCACGGTTACGCGGCGGCTGGAGTTGTGGGCGTCTCGCTGTTCTACGCCGCGCTCGCTCCGTGGCCGCGCCAGCCCGTCGGCGCGGCTGCTGGACCGACTGCGAGGTGGGGCGCGCTGTTGGGGTTCATCCACGGCTTCAGCGCCTATGTTCTGCTGTTGCCGTGGGTGGGCGAATTCGTGGGTGCCCTGCCGTGGATCGCGCTGTCCGTCACACTTGCATTGTGGACGATTCTGACCGGTGTTTTCGGGGTTTTGGTCGCCCGGTGGCAGTTCGGTTTCATCGCTTTCGCCTTCGTCTATTCGGCCGTGGAATTCTTCCTGTCGTCATTCCCGTTCGGCGGCTTCTCGTGGGTACGCCTTGCATGGGGGCAGATCAACGGTCCGCTGGCGAATTTCGCGCCGTGGGGCGGACCCGCCCTAATCACATTTGCCACCGTGCTGCTGGCTGCAGCGCTGAGCGCCGCCGCGATATCGCTTATCGACGGCCCCCGCACCACAATTCGCCGTTCCATCACCGCCCTGATCGCGGCAGGCTTGACCATCAATTTCGGGATACTCGCAGGTCTCGGCGTCGACCGCCCCGGACCGACGACGGAAACCGTGACCGCCGCCGCTGTCCAGGGCAACGTGCCCCGCATGGGTCTCGACTTCAATGCGCAGCGCCGCGCTGTCTTGGCCAACCACGTCAACGTGACTAAGGAGCTGGCCGCCAGCGGTGAACACCCGGACCTGGTGTTCTGGCCGGAAAACTCCTCCGATGTGAATCCATTCCGGGACCGGCAAGCACGCGACCTCATCACTGAGGCAGTCAAAGCCGTCGACGCACCGGTCTTGGTGGGCACCCTGACCGAAGACGAGGTAGGGGACCGCAACACCGCCGTTGTCTTCGATCCGGACACCGGTGCCGGCGACTTCCACCACAAGCGGTTCCTGCAACCTTTCGGTGAGTGGATGCCGATGCGGGACTTCTTCCGCAGGTTCTCGCCGTACGTGGACATGGCGGGAGATTTCAAGCCCGGCGACGGCAATGGAACTGTGCGCATGGGCGGGCATGTTGTGGGGGTGGCCACCTGCTACGAAGTGGCGTTCGACGCCGCCTACCGTGACGCAGTCAAGGCTGGGGCCCAGATTCTCACTACCCCGACGAACAACGCCACCTTCGGTTTCACCGACATGACGTACCAGCAGCTCGCCATGAGCCGGATCCGCGCGATGGAGACCGACAGGGCAGTGGTGGTCGCGGCGACCTCGGGAGCTTCCGCCATCGTGCGTCCTGACGGCACCGTGGCGCAGGAAACGGAGATCTTCACGCCGGCGTATCTCGTCGACAAGCTGCCGCTGCGCGATTCCGTGACGTTCGCTGTGCGTTACGGCAGATTCATCCAGTGGCTTATCGTGGCAGGCGGTATCGCGGTGATGCTCGCGGCAGTCGCGACCACCCGGCGGGGGTATGCTTCTAGAAAGAGTCAGGACACGTCGGCGGCACCGCAGCCGGCGCGGCACCCTGAAGACGAAGACTGACGTATAGCCCGAACAAAGCGAAAGAAACGGAGACACTGTGGCTGAGAAACCGACCGACTCGACTCTGGTGATCATCCCGACATACAACGAGGTGGAGAACCTCCCGTTGATCGTCGGGCGCGTCCGCGAGTCGAACCCGGACGTGGACATTCTGGTCGTCGACGATAACTCCCCGGACGGCACCGGCGAGAAGGCCGACGAGATGGCCGCTGAGGACAGCCATGTCAACGTCATCCACCGCGAGGAGAAGACCGGTCTGCTCGGCGCGTACACAGCTGGATTCGACTGGGGTCTCGAGCGCGACTACGCCGTGCTCTGCCAGATGGACGCAGACGGCTCCCACGCACCGGAACAGCTGCCGCGCCTGCTGTCGGCTATTGACGAAGGAGCGGACCTAGTCATCGGTTCCCGCTACGTCGACGGAGGCGAGGCCGTCAACTGGCCCCGCAACCGCTACCTGCTGTCCAAGCTGGGCAACCTGTACATCTCCGTTGCCCTCGGCGATGACGTTGCCGACATGACGGCCGGTTACCGCGCTTTTCGACGCGAGGTGCTCGAGACCATCGACCTCAGCACCCTGTCGCGTAAGGGCTATATTTTCCAGGTCGATCTCGCCGACCGCGCTGTACAGGAGGGCTTCGATGTCCGCGAGGTACCGATTACCTTCGTCGACCGTGAGCTCGGCGAGTCCAAGCTCGACGCCAGCTTCGCTGGCGAATCGCTCGCCGAGGTGACCAAGTGGGGGTGGAAGCGCCGCTCCACCCAGGCCTCCGAAATGGCCACGGAACTGAGCCGACTGGGCCGTTACCAGCTCGACGAGCTCGGCGTGTACAAGATCCCGGGCCAAGTCACCCGCGCAACGCAACTCGCTGGCGACCTTGTCGAAGAGGGCCTCAAGCTGGCCAAGTACGAGTTGAAGCGCTTCCGCGACAACCGCCACTAACCGCTAGCCACTGGCCGCTAGCCGCTGGACATCAGCCACTAAAGGCACGCCAAAAGCCGGCAGGAATTTGTTTCCGTGCCGGCTTTTTTGGTGCGGGGAAGTAGGAGAGGGGACGGCGATAAGCGACTAGCTACCGTTCTCCTGCGCTTCCTTCTGCTCCTTCGCAATGCGGGCAGCGGCGCGGCGGCGCTTGCGGAGCTGCTCCAAACGCTCCTCGAGAAGCTCATCGAGCTCTTCTAAGCTGCGGCGCTCACGGAGCATGTCCCAGTGGGTGCGTGGCGGTTTCACCGGCTTCGACTCAACACCTTCACCCTCCATGAGGGTGCCCACCTGGCCGTTCTTGCACGGCCATTCCTCGGGAATTTCGGCGTCGTCGGCGAATGGAATCTCGTAAATCTCGCCGTTCGGGGTGCGGTATTTCGCCATCCTGCGCGGCGCGAGATCGTGGTCGCGATCCGTCTCGTAGCTCACTGCGCCCATGCGGCTACCACGTAGCACCCGATCAGCCATGCTGCATCTTTCCCTTCGTTGTGAATAATCGTCGCGAGCCTAAAGTATAACGGCCAACAGTTCTAACGCGCCGACTGCATCGATTGTTCCGTGGAATCCGCCGCGGGGCGGATAAGATGAACCGCGACCATGAACCAAGCAACCGACACGGCGCCGACCTTCCAGTACTGCGGCAAGGAGATTCAGCTCACACCTGGGCGTGGGCGGCCGCGGAAGTACTGCGGCGACTCATGCAAGCAGCGCGCCTACGAACTGCGGCACGCAGCGCCGAAAGGTGCCCGGACCACGCGCAAGCTGCAGGGAGACACACTGAAGGACAAGCTGTTCGAGATCCGGTGCGCCGCCGAAGACATCGCGATTGCGTCCAGTGAGGGCGCGGATGCCGACGAGATTCAGTCTCTGTGCGATGAGCTGGTTACGATGGCTAAGAAGCTCGAGAGGCTCCAATAACGCAATAACGCGCGCCGGACGCACACACGGGCCGGCATTCAAGGCAGAGAGGGATACTCATGCGCAACCGCAACCAGAAACTCATTGTCTTCGGCGGCGCTGCGGTCATTGCCGTGCTTGCGCTTTTCGCGTTGGTTCCGCTGGCCATTTCGTTGTTCTCGCACCCAGGCGTGAAAACGGAGGGCATTGACGCGGACGGCGCCAAGCCGGCAGCGACGGATGTGGACGGAACGTGGGTGGTGTCCGCCAAGCCCGGCAAGAACGTCACGTCCGCCGGGTTCACGTTCAACGAGTTGCTGCCTGGTGATGCGAGAACCACATCGGGCTCGACCCAGGATGTCGACGGCGAAATGACCATCGAAGGCGGCAGGTTGACCGCCGGTGAGGTGACCGTGGACATGACTAATATCGTCACGGATAAAGATGTGCGTGACGAAAATGTGCGAAGGAAGATCCTTCACACGGAGGAGTACCCGGAAGCCACATTCACCCTCACTGAACCCGCGGACGTGTCGCAGCTCCCGGATGACGGCACCGTCGGCACCGTGACGCTCACCGGCGACCTGACTATCCACGGACAGACCAACAGCATCACCCAGGATTTCACCGCGTTGCGTACCGGAGAGACAGTGATCGTCCACGCCGACATTCCGATCAGCCGCGCGGACTACGGAGTGGAGACGCCGGAGTTCGTTGCCGCCAAGATCGACGAGAACGGCGAAGTGAATATCCGCCTGAAACTGGAAAAGAAGGACTAGGCGGGCCACGGGCTAGCGGCGCATGTGCGGGCCATTGCGCCCGTGTTCGCCGCATCCACCCATAGCCCATTATCCATTACTGTCCGATAATGTACATTATGTCAAGTAATGTTCGCGGGAGACGCGCCCTAGTTTTCTGCCGGCC encodes:
- a CDS encoding trypsin-like peptidase domain-containing protein, producing the protein MFPDALVRLSSGSAYCSGALLAPDTVLTCNHFFRNHPDGVTVRQGTKIRTIRTVAPVAGTDIAVVRIRPFRHLEGADFPELGETPSVGDPTVTLGYGGRAKRLQSRDGFWVMSLPVAVSRTGSLVRPAGIVFNRTPALKGDSGGPVLAGGKVAGVQSLIVDPFGLNSHFAVVNLLPEALRRELAERLRT
- the lnt gene encoding apolipoprotein N-acyltransferase translates to MTRLARIARVLLAGLGGVLVYFSYEPHGYAAAGVVGVSLFYAALAPWPRQPVGAAAGPTARWGALLGFIHGFSAYVLLLPWVGEFVGALPWIALSVTLALWTILTGVFGVLVARWQFGFIAFAFVYSAVEFFLSSFPFGGFSWVRLAWGQINGPLANFAPWGGPALITFATVLLAAALSAAAISLIDGPRTTIRRSITALIAAGLTINFGILAGLGVDRPGPTTETVTAAAVQGNVPRMGLDFNAQRRAVLANHVNVTKELAASGEHPDLVFWPENSSDVNPFRDRQARDLITEAVKAVDAPVLVGTLTEDEVGDRNTAVVFDPDTGAGDFHHKRFLQPFGEWMPMRDFFRRFSPYVDMAGDFKPGDGNGTVRMGGHVVGVATCYEVAFDAAYRDAVKAGAQILTTPTNNATFGFTDMTYQQLAMSRIRAMETDRAVVVAATSGASAIVRPDGTVAQETEIFTPAYLVDKLPLRDSVTFAVRYGRFIQWLIVAGGIAVMLAAVATTRRGYASRKSQDTSAAPQPARHPEDED
- a CDS encoding RNA polymerase-binding protein RbpA, translating into MADRVLRGSRMGAVSYETDRDHDLAPRRMAKYRTPNGEIYEIPFADDAEIPEEWPCKNGQVGTLMEGEGVESKPVKPPRTHWDMLRERRSLEELDELLEERLEQLRKRRRAAARIAKEQKEAQENGS
- a CDS encoding FxsA family protein, encoding MLILAYFLIEALAFWGVSQLIGVGWALLGIFILMVVGALAASPALRSELERASSGAGSVGQFAGGTALVAAGWALAIIPGYVSSVIGLLLLVRPTRELVRKSMANSLRKRVEDFGVQVYDVSPMKRRSASYGTFAPGDVIDAEPDTAPAPSDEEIENWSRNARPEDFGDDRK
- a CDS encoding polyprenol monophosphomannose synthase → MAEKPTDSTLVIIPTYNEVENLPLIVGRVRESNPDVDILVVDDNSPDGTGEKADEMAAEDSHVNVIHREEKTGLLGAYTAGFDWGLERDYAVLCQMDADGSHAPEQLPRLLSAIDEGADLVIGSRYVDGGEAVNWPRNRYLLSKLGNLYISVALGDDVADMTAGYRAFRREVLETIDLSTLSRKGYIFQVDLADRAVQEGFDVREVPITFVDRELGESKLDASFAGESLAEVTKWGWKRRSTQASEMATELSRLGRYQLDELGVYKIPGQVTRATQLAGDLVEEGLKLAKYELKRFRDNRH
- a CDS encoding YceI family protein, coding for MRNRNQKLIVFGGAAVIAVLALFALVPLAISLFSHPGVKTEGIDADGAKPAATDVDGTWVVSAKPGKNVTSAGFTFNELLPGDARTTSGSTQDVDGEMTIEGGRLTAGEVTVDMTNIVTDKDVRDENVRRKILHTEEYPEATFTLTEPADVSQLPDDGTVGTVTLTGDLTIHGQTNSITQDFTALRTGETVIVHADIPISRADYGVETPEFVAAKIDENGEVNIRLKLEKKD
- a CDS encoding Xaa-Pro peptidase family protein, whose protein sequence is MTDLPQTFPQDVYAARLSRVQRHIRAKGLGAAVIGAGPELAYLTGSWTASHERLTALVVPPKGDARLFAPATDAAALRGVGKLRGIQLVTWRDGENPYALVERACGGGTVAVGTSLTADHVLRLQDACGELHLATDLLADAFMIKGPEEVEQLAFAAAAIDRVHAAVPELLRPGRTEREIAQELNALIRREHSRVDFIIVGSGPNGADPHHDYSDRVLEDGDPVVVDLGGTVGAGYHSDCTRTYVVGGVETATDDFTRAYGTLRRAQDDAVAAARPGMTAGDLDAVARGRINEAGYGTYFSHRLGHGIGLGLHEEPFIIARNDTVLQPGMTFSIEPGIYVPGAWGMRIEDIVVLEDDGARRLNTAAIA
- a CDS encoding SDR family oxidoreductase, which gives rise to MISTAKDDGTILLLGGTSDIGGEVAVRICAGRHVVLAGRNPGALGGVEKRMREAGAASVRTVEFDAADLASHRAVVEAAGNVTTAIVAFGILGDQARAEHDEEHAAHIAVVDYTAQVSMLTVLADVMSHGHIFAFSSIAGWRPRRANYVYGSTKAGLDAFCQGLADRLHGTDVALITARPGFVIGSMTEGMRPAPLSVTPDVVADAVVGAMGKGSRTVWIPRTLQLLAWVMRCVPRPVWRRMPR